The window TATGCAGAATGTGCAGGCGTGTCGGTAACTTCGCGTCACTTTAGTCCACCCTGCCATTCGATCCATTCCCGATCAACGAACCGCGCAGTGCGTGGCGGCACCGTGACGTGACGGGGAACCTCACCCGGGCGGGTGTGGGGCGTGAGTCCTGTGGGTTACCTCACAACAAACGTCGTTGACGTTCTTTGTCCCGACCCGCAGCACGCAACGAGCGATTGTGACGGCTAACGTCATAGCCATGTCGACTTCTGCGCAGTCTTCCGCCGAGACCGATTCCTCCGCCGCCCGCTCCGGAGGGACGGTGACCGACCGGCTGGTCGAACTGAACGGCCGTTACTCCGAGGCCTTCAGCGACCCGGGCATGGACGCACGGCCGGTTCTGCACGTGGCCGTGGTCGCGTGCATGGACGCCCGTCTCGACCTCCACTCCGCGCTCGGCCTCGAGCTCGGCGACTGCCACACCATCCGCAACGCGGGCGGCGTGGTGACCGACGACGTCATCCGCTCACTGACCATCAGCCAGCGGGCGCTCGGCACCCGCAGCGTCATCCTGATCCACCACACCAACTGCGGTCTCGAATCCCTGACCGAGGGCTTCCGGCAGGAGCTGGAGCTCGAGGTGGGCCAGCGTCCGGTCTGGGCGGTGGAGGCCTACTCCGACGCCGACCAGGACGTACGCCAGTCGATGCAGCGGGTCCGCACGTCGCCGTTCCTCCTGCACACGGATGACATCCGCGGGTTCGTCTTCGACGTCACCACGGGCAAGCTGCGCGAGATCCTCCCCGCCTCCTGACCCGCCCCTCGGCACACCGGCCCCGACATACGGACTACATCCGGCATATCGCTCCCACTTGTCCACAGGCGAGTGACACGAAGCGGTAACGGCAACAAGAATGCGGGTGTGACATCTCTCCGGGTCCTCCGGAGGGTGTCCGTATTTCGGGGCGGGGCCGGGCAGTCCTGTGCCGCCGTCCGTGCACAAGGGCCGAGGAGGGCCGGGTGACGACCTATGACGATCGAGCGAGCCTCACAGATCTGACGACCACCGTGGAGCGGGTGCGCAGGTCGGTCGAAGGTGTGATCGAGGGCAAGCCTGAGGTCGTACGGCTTTCCCTGACCGTGCTGCTGGCCGAGGGACACCTGCTGATCGAGGACGTGCCCGGGGTCGGCAAGACGATGCTGGCCAAGGCGCTCGCCCGGTCCATCGACTGCTCGGTGCGCCGCATCCAGTTCACCCCCGACCTGCTGCCCTCGGACATCACCGGGGTGTCGATCTTCGACCAGCAGCGGCGGGACTTCGAGTTCAAGCCGGGTGCGATCTTCGCCCAGATCGTGATCGGC is drawn from Streptomyces sp. NBC_00178 and contains these coding sequences:
- a CDS encoding beta-class carbonic anhydrase is translated as MSTSAQSSAETDSSAARSGGTVTDRLVELNGRYSEAFSDPGMDARPVLHVAVVACMDARLDLHSALGLELGDCHTIRNAGGVVTDDVIRSLTISQRALGTRSVILIHHTNCGLESLTEGFRQELELEVGQRPVWAVEAYSDADQDVRQSMQRVRTSPFLLHTDDIRGFVFDVTTGKLREILPAS